In Mangrovivirga cuniculi, the following proteins share a genomic window:
- a CDS encoding M16 family metallopeptidase, producing the protein MKKIIFTLLIIMGGAFSISAQDELLITPDDITIDYKKFVLDNGLTLIVHEDHKAPIVAVNVWYHVGSKNEKPGKSGFAHLFEHLMFNGSENFNDDYFQALERIGGTDLNGTTNNDRTNYFQNVPKGSLDQVLWLESDRMGHLLGAIDQEKLDEQRGVVQNEKRQGENSPYGKQYDLLVKAMFPKGHPYSWTVIGEMEDLNAASLEDVQEWFKSYYGAANATLVVAGDITPEVALEKVKKYFGNIPAGPTMVVPKVNIPIRESDTREYYQDRVAEARVVKAWNTPVWGSKESAHLELAAMILSSGKNSRLYKNLIYDKQIATGAYAFNWEKELASNFIIQANAKPGVNIYDLEKEIQVILDDFMENGPTQDELHRVKSDYFADYLKGLERIGGFGGKSDILAQNQVYGGDPAYFKTWLKYMEDASLEDVKQAANKWLKKGSHTIICEPFPEYSVTGVEADRSGLPEVTEVSEIKFPELQTRELKNGLKIKLARREGVPTMVINMVLDAGYASDQFASPGTAKLAMSMMDEGTKNMSALEINDKLQRLGASVGAYSDLDNSYVTLNTLKPTLEESMKIFSDVLLNPAFPEKELERLKKQQISSIQREKTTPVQMALRVVPKYLYPENHAYHQPLTGSGYEETVSQLEREDMIDFYNQWIRPNNATLVVVGDISMDELENIVKENLGKWKKGDIPEKTLTEVNVAESDVLYLMDRPESQQSVIFGAKLIPGYGEIDEIASNSMMDVYGGEFTSRLNMNLREDKHWAYGAFGFIQDSKGQRAFISYAPVQTDKTAESVTEIRKEMGGISGDKPVTNEELAKVINNTVLKLPGQWETNSAVASSLVDQVVYGLPEDYYSTYGEKVKGVKVDKVNKLAKNLINKDQINWFIVGDKEKVMDKLVEIGFKEIIVLDKDGNPVKPESTTVKTEN; encoded by the coding sequence ATGAAAAAAATAATATTCACCCTACTGATTATAATGGGAGGTGCTTTTAGTATCAGTGCTCAGGATGAGTTATTGATCACTCCCGATGATATCACTATTGATTATAAAAAGTTTGTGCTGGACAACGGACTTACATTGATTGTCCATGAGGATCATAAGGCACCAATTGTGGCTGTCAATGTCTGGTACCATGTAGGTAGTAAAAATGAAAAGCCAGGTAAAAGTGGTTTCGCTCATTTATTTGAACACCTGATGTTTAATGGAAGTGAAAATTTTAATGATGATTATTTTCAGGCTCTGGAGAGAATTGGAGGAACCGATTTAAATGGTACGACAAATAATGATCGGACTAATTATTTTCAGAATGTACCTAAAGGATCATTAGATCAGGTTTTATGGCTTGAATCAGATCGAATGGGTCATTTACTGGGAGCGATAGATCAGGAAAAACTTGATGAGCAACGGGGAGTTGTTCAAAATGAAAAAAGGCAGGGAGAAAATAGTCCATATGGTAAACAATATGATCTATTAGTAAAAGCTATGTTTCCAAAAGGTCATCCATATAGCTGGACAGTAATTGGGGAAATGGAAGATCTCAATGCTGCATCCCTGGAGGATGTACAGGAATGGTTTAAATCATATTATGGTGCTGCTAATGCTACATTGGTTGTCGCAGGGGATATCACTCCGGAAGTTGCACTCGAAAAAGTGAAAAAATATTTTGGGAATATTCCGGCAGGTCCAACTATGGTTGTTCCGAAGGTGAACATCCCAATTAGAGAATCTGATACTCGCGAGTACTATCAGGACAGGGTTGCAGAAGCACGAGTTGTTAAGGCATGGAATACTCCGGTATGGGGATCAAAAGAATCTGCTCACCTGGAGCTTGCAGCTATGATTCTTTCTTCCGGTAAAAATAGCCGATTATATAAAAATTTAATTTACGATAAACAAATAGCTACAGGTGCCTATGCATTTAACTGGGAGAAAGAGCTTGCTTCAAATTTTATTATCCAGGCTAATGCAAAACCCGGAGTTAACATCTACGATCTGGAAAAAGAAATTCAGGTAATCTTAGACGATTTTATGGAAAATGGTCCTACTCAAGATGAATTACACCGTGTAAAATCAGATTATTTCGCTGATTATCTTAAAGGATTAGAAAGAATTGGAGGGTTTGGCGGAAAGTCAGATATTCTTGCCCAAAACCAGGTGTATGGAGGTGATCCTGCTTATTTTAAAACCTGGTTAAAGTATATGGAAGATGCATCATTAGAAGATGTTAAGCAAGCAGCAAATAAGTGGTTAAAAAAAGGAAGTCACACCATAATTTGCGAACCATTTCCTGAATATTCTGTCACTGGAGTAGAAGCTGACAGAAGTGGTTTGCCGGAAGTTACTGAAGTGAGTGAAATTAAATTTCCTGAATTACAAACCAGGGAACTCAAGAACGGGTTAAAAATTAAATTGGCAAGAAGAGAAGGTGTACCTACCATGGTTATAAATATGGTTCTTGATGCAGGCTATGCTTCTGATCAATTTGCTTCACCGGGAACTGCTAAATTAGCAATGAGCATGATGGATGAAGGCACAAAGAATATGAGTGCTCTGGAAATTAACGATAAATTACAGCGATTGGGTGCTTCTGTTGGAGCTTACAGTGATTTGGATAACTCGTACGTAACCCTGAATACTTTAAAACCTACTTTAGAAGAAAGTATGAAAATATTTTCGGATGTTCTTCTAAATCCGGCATTTCCTGAAAAAGAACTTGAAAGGCTCAAGAAGCAACAAATTTCGTCGATTCAAAGAGAAAAAACGACACCAGTTCAAATGGCTTTAAGGGTTGTTCCAAAATATTTATATCCCGAGAATCATGCATATCATCAACCGTTAACTGGTTCTGGGTATGAAGAAACTGTTAGTCAGCTTGAAAGAGAGGATATGATCGATTTTTATAATCAATGGATCCGTCCAAATAATGCCACTCTTGTTGTGGTTGGCGATATTTCAATGGATGAATTAGAAAATATCGTTAAAGAAAATCTCGGTAAGTGGAAAAAGGGAGATATTCCTGAGAAAACATTAACAGAAGTAAATGTAGCAGAAAGTGATGTTTTGTATCTAATGGACAGACCTGAATCCCAGCAATCTGTGATCTTCGGAGCAAAGTTGATTCCGGGTTATGGAGAGATTGATGAAATTGCTTCTAATTCGATGATGGATGTTTATGGTGGAGAATTCACTTCAAGATTGAATATGAACCTTCGCGAAGACAAACACTGGGCTTATGGAGCTTTTGGTTTTATACAGGATAGTAAAGGCCAAAGAGCATTTATATCGTATGCACCTGTACAAACAGATAAAACTGCCGAATCAGTAACTGAAATAAGAAAAGAGATGGGAGGTATTTCAGGTGATAAGCCGGTTACGAATGAAGAGTTAGCCAAAGTGATAAACAACACAGTACTTAAATTACCTGGTCAATGGGAAACTAATAGCGCTGTTGCTTCATCACTGGTAGATCAGGTAGTTTATGGATTACCAGAGGATTACTACTCAACTTATGGAGAGAAAGTAAAAGGTGTTAAGGTAGATAAGGTTAATAAGCTAGCTAAAAACTTAATTAACAAAGATCAAATTAACTGGTTTATTGTGGGCGATAAAGAAAAGGTTATGGATAAACTGGTTGAAATAGGTTTTAAGGAGATCATAGTTCTGGACAAGGATGGGAATCCTGTTAAACCAGAATCTACAACTGTTAAAACTGAAAATTAA
- the hemN gene encoding oxygen-independent coproporphyrinogen III oxidase has product MLNHVKVNKKLTRKYNVAGPRYTSYPTVPYWSEDIFSSSEYIQRLKNQFESSNKKGNAVYMHLPFCESLCTFCGCNKRITKNHSVEMPYLNAMMKEWKMYLDIFGEKPKINALHLGGGTPTFFSPSNLKNFLSDWFNTVDISENPEFSFEGHPNNTTKDHLQVLFDIGFRRVSYGVQDLDLTVQTAINRIQPFKNVVDAIENARNIGYTSVNVDLVYGLPFQKLEHVEETISKISELKPDRIAFYSYAHVPWIKGNGQRKFSEEDLPEPGVKREMYEYGKQLLLENGYVEIGMDHFALPEDELAIALNNKTLFRNFMGYTVNKSKNMIGLGVSSISDCWTGFAQNEKSIEKYYKKLENNEFPLMRGHLLSSEDLTIRKIILDIMCHFNHDWVEEDFVTIQFSLMLNRLKPLADDNLIKITEMGIKVTEKGRPFVRNVCMAFDLRLLRKQPKVSLFSSTI; this is encoded by the coding sequence ATGTTAAATCATGTGAAGGTAAATAAAAAGCTGACGAGGAAATATAATGTAGCCGGACCAAGGTATACATCTTATCCAACTGTTCCTTATTGGAGTGAGGATATATTCAGCTCCTCAGAATATATTCAAAGATTAAAAAATCAATTTGAAAGCTCAAATAAAAAGGGAAATGCGGTATACATGCATCTTCCGTTTTGCGAGTCATTATGTACATTTTGTGGATGTAATAAGCGAATCACTAAAAATCATTCTGTGGAGATGCCATATCTTAACGCAATGATGAAAGAGTGGAAAATGTATTTAGATATTTTTGGAGAAAAGCCAAAAATTAATGCATTGCATTTGGGAGGTGGAACACCAACTTTTTTCTCACCTTCTAATTTAAAGAATTTCCTTTCTGATTGGTTTAATACGGTTGACATATCCGAAAACCCTGAATTTAGCTTCGAAGGTCACCCTAACAATACGACCAAAGACCATTTACAGGTATTATTTGATATTGGTTTCCGACGAGTTAGCTATGGGGTTCAAGACCTTGATTTAACTGTTCAGACTGCTATAAATCGCATTCAACCATTTAAAAATGTTGTTGATGCGATCGAGAACGCCAGAAATATCGGGTATACTTCAGTAAATGTAGACCTGGTTTATGGATTGCCATTTCAAAAACTGGAACATGTCGAAGAAACTATTTCAAAAATATCCGAACTAAAACCAGACAGAATTGCATTTTACAGTTACGCACATGTTCCCTGGATAAAAGGAAATGGACAAAGAAAATTCAGCGAAGAGGATCTACCTGAGCCCGGAGTGAAAAGAGAAATGTATGAATATGGCAAACAGCTATTGCTGGAAAACGGCTATGTTGAAATCGGGATGGATCATTTCGCACTTCCCGAAGATGAACTAGCTATAGCTCTGAATAATAAAACATTATTCAGAAATTTTATGGGCTATACAGTTAATAAGAGCAAAAACATGATTGGCCTTGGTGTTTCATCAATCAGTGATTGCTGGACCGGATTTGCCCAAAATGAAAAGTCCATTGAGAAATATTACAAGAAGCTTGAGAATAACGAGTTCCCTTTAATGAGAGGACATTTACTAAGTTCAGAAGATCTTACAATTCGAAAGATTATTCTGGATATAATGTGCCATTTTAATCATGACTGGGTGGAAGAAGATTTTGTTACCATACAATTTTCTTTGATGCTAAACAGGTTAAAACCTCTGGCAGATGATAATTTGATAAAAATTACAGAGATGGGTATTAAGGTTACTGAAAAAGGAAGACCTTTTGTGAGAAATGTGTGTATGGCATTTGATTTACGCCTTTTGAGAAAGCAGCCAAAAGTATCCTTGTTTTCATCAACAATATAA
- a CDS encoding FkbM family methyltransferase, which produces MIRSLREIVYKTIKSKTGRPVSDLYDLSRLYYYSWKNRKANRDHSIFYKNFRIKTPDVPLLINLINEIFLEETYFFKCESNNPFIIDCGANIGMASLYFKSLYPGSEILSFEANPEMYAYLKDNIEINDLKDISAFNAALSSKSGEATLYIPEKSPYLNPGIIKENINSKEIKVNAVCLSDYINEKTIDLLKIDIEGSENMVIKDLVNSGKIDLIKKIICEFHPKAGNDKDYLIKLLINKGFHLVVTEPKKNVFFLSK; this is translated from the coding sequence ATGATCAGATCATTGAGAGAAATAGTGTATAAAACCATTAAATCAAAAACAGGTAGACCAGTTTCTGACCTTTATGATCTGTCTCGCCTTTATTATTATTCATGGAAAAACAGGAAGGCTAATCGTGATCATTCCATTTTTTATAAAAATTTTAGAATTAAGACACCTGACGTTCCTCTGTTAATAAATTTGATAAATGAGATTTTCTTAGAAGAAACTTATTTTTTTAAATGTGAAAGCAATAATCCATTTATTATTGATTGTGGAGCAAATATTGGAATGGCATCCTTATATTTTAAATCCTTATATCCTGGAAGTGAAATACTGTCTTTTGAAGCCAATCCGGAAATGTATGCGTATTTAAAAGACAATATTGAGATTAACGACCTTAAGGATATATCTGCTTTTAATGCTGCTTTAAGCTCAAAATCTGGTGAAGCCACATTATATATTCCTGAAAAAAGTCCTTACCTGAATCCTGGCATCATCAAAGAGAATATAAATAGCAAAGAGATAAAAGTAAATGCTGTTTGTTTGTCAGATTATATAAATGAAAAAACCATTGATCTCTTAAAAATTGACATTGAAGGATCTGAGAATATGGTTATTAAAGACTTAGTAAACAGTGGTAAGATAGATTTAATTAAAAAGATCATTTGTGAATTTCACCCTAAGGCAGGTAATGATAAGGATTATTTAATCAAACTTTTAATTAATAAAGGCTTTCATCTGGTGGTGACAGAACCTAAAAAGAATGTATTTTTTCTTTCAAAGTAA
- a CDS encoding transcriptional regulator: MTGIITGDIIRSGRDLSNPKWLEILKTQLSTLSIDNTSWDIYSGDSFQLEVNPADGLTTMLLIKSLLIFKADINVRMALGIGEKEYSGDSISESNGEAFVYSGRLLDELKTETLAIRSSNQEFDETINLMIDLGLLTIDRWTQNSAEAVYYFLSNEVETQKQLADKLGISQGRISERLSRAGYDQIIKLDHYYRKYFNQNLHN; the protein is encoded by the coding sequence ATGACAGGAATTATAACAGGAGATATAATCAGATCAGGAAGAGATTTATCAAATCCAAAGTGGCTTGAGATATTGAAAACTCAGCTTTCAACATTGAGTATTGATAATACTAGCTGGGATATTTATAGCGGTGACAGTTTCCAGCTAGAAGTAAATCCTGCAGATGGACTTACAACAATGTTACTAATAAAATCCTTATTAATATTTAAAGCAGATATTAATGTAAGAATGGCTCTTGGAATTGGCGAAAAAGAGTATTCAGGCGATTCAATATCAGAATCAAACGGAGAAGCATTTGTTTATTCGGGTCGGTTGCTTGATGAGTTAAAGACTGAAACTTTAGCTATCAGATCGAGTAATCAGGAATTTGATGAAACAATTAATCTAATGATTGACCTGGGTTTACTAACTATTGACAGATGGACACAAAACAGTGCTGAGGCCGTTTATTATTTTTTATCTAATGAAGTTGAAACTCAAAAGCAATTAGCTGACAAACTAGGGATTAGTCAGGGACGAATAAGTGAGAGACTATCCAGAGCAGGATATGATCAAATCATAAAGCTAGATCATTATTACAGAAAATACTTTAACCAAAATCTACATAATTAA
- a CDS encoding DUF3307 domain-containing protein has protein sequence MTLFLWLLSSHFIGDFLLQPKSWTVHKFNKKVLSSRLYFHILIHGILTSAVLFINYTYWWVPIMIMFTHYLIDLGKIYLNEIIKSPSCL, from the coding sequence ATGACTTTATTTTTGTGGCTACTATCATCTCATTTTATTGGAGACTTTTTGTTGCAACCAAAATCGTGGACAGTCCATAAATTTAATAAGAAGGTATTGTCATCAAGACTGTATTTTCATATTCTAATTCATGGTATTTTAACATCAGCAGTGTTATTTATTAATTACACATATTGGTGGGTGCCTATAATGATTATGTTCACTCATTATTTGATTGATCTCGGAAAAATTTACTTGAATGAAATTATTAAGTCTCCCTCTTGTTTATAA
- a CDS encoding outer membrane insertion C- signal — MKKVLFVFAFIFGTAFVGQSQELGVRFGGRGSGNEGSAAVDAVFATGKFNRIHANLSFGNDGVGIDALWDLIYRQLGGEAFMWYVGVGPYTVFGDDFELGGAGEIGLEYRFNIPIAIGVDWRPYFELIDDTDFNAGGFGINIRYVFGGEGGRNR; from the coding sequence ATGAAAAAAGTCTTATTTGTTTTTGCTTTTATATTCGGGACTGCTTTTGTTGGTCAAAGTCAGGAACTCGGTGTACGATTCGGAGGTAGAGGTTCAGGAAACGAAGGTAGTGCTGCTGTGGATGCGGTATTCGCAACAGGAAAATTTAACAGGATTCATGCGAATTTATCATTTGGAAATGATGGAGTAGGGATCGATGCTCTATGGGATTTAATTTACAGACAACTGGGTGGTGAAGCATTCATGTGGTATGTTGGTGTTGGACCTTATACTGTTTTTGGAGATGATTTTGAATTGGGAGGGGCAGGTGAAATTGGCCTTGAATACAGATTTAATATACCTATAGCAATTGGAGTAGATTGGCGACCTTATTTCGAGCTCATCGATGATACAGATTTTAATGCCGGGGGTTTTGGAATCAATATTAGATATGTCTTTGGGGGTGAAGGAGGAAGAAACAGATAA
- a CDS encoding RagB/SusD family nutrient uptake outer membrane protein — translation MKNLIIYSIFYLIIASSCESILDVEPVDLIVEDNVFNSKEDIESGIIAAYGFASSENIIEISSLASDDVFRPSTNRGQGVQLNSWSYIASNTEAAEFWFNSYRTIAQANKVLYATDLLLKEGKLTQQEADYYNAEMYALRALMHFDLYRAMGQKYSETGLAVPYIDLEDNNGNNYPDGLETSLQPERIEIPLFFEKVLNDIDNALNASIPTQLNQQNITRFNYFAIKSLEARVSLYGKRYDRAINAANEVINNFNICSFNNYQSVWTDESNDGVLFKLERSNDDFQVGTIWTGNNLDIFFSPSYEITSLINPNSDIRYYTNFFTLENGNTIIGKYLGSNGVIFLNDIKIFRVSELYLIRAEANLKVINTNIDQANADLRALRSQRIVQYNHSYVSDPDLLMEEIIEERRKELAYEGHRFFDLKRNDLPINRSELDCGGAVPCNLESDDFRFNFPIPQEEVFANKNIQQNPGYGQN, via the coding sequence ATGAAGAATCTAATTATATATTCAATTTTTTATTTAATTATAGCAAGCTCTTGTGAGAGTATCCTGGATGTTGAACCAGTTGATCTGATTGTTGAAGATAATGTGTTCAATTCAAAAGAGGATATTGAATCCGGCATTATTGCAGCTTATGGTTTTGCAAGCAGTGAAAACATTATTGAAATCAGTTCCCTTGCTAGCGATGATGTATTCAGACCCTCTACCAACAGGGGACAGGGAGTGCAATTAAATTCATGGTCTTATATTGCTTCAAATACTGAAGCTGCAGAATTCTGGTTTAATTCTTACCGGACAATTGCACAAGCGAATAAAGTGTTATATGCCACAGACCTTCTCCTGAAAGAAGGTAAATTAACTCAACAGGAAGCTGATTACTATAATGCAGAAATGTACGCTTTAAGAGCCCTGATGCATTTTGACCTATACAGGGCAATGGGGCAAAAATATAGCGAAACAGGACTTGCTGTTCCTTATATTGATTTAGAAGACAATAATGGTAATAATTATCCTGATGGATTGGAAACAAGTCTTCAACCGGAGAGAATTGAAATACCTCTGTTTTTTGAGAAAGTTCTAAACGACATCGATAATGCACTTAACGCTTCAATTCCTACTCAGTTAAATCAACAAAATATTACAAGATTTAATTACTTCGCAATTAAGTCACTGGAAGCACGGGTATCTCTTTACGGAAAAAGATATGACAGGGCAATTAATGCTGCCAATGAGGTGATTAATAATTTTAATATTTGTTCATTTAATAATTATCAATCCGTATGGACAGATGAGAGTAATGATGGGGTCCTTTTCAAACTGGAGCGAAGCAATGATGATTTTCAGGTTGGTACTATCTGGACGGGTAATAACCTGGATATTTTCTTCTCACCTTCCTATGAAATCACCTCTTTAATTAACCCTAATTCTGACATAAGGTATTACACTAACTTTTTTACTTTAGAAAATGGCAATACAATAATTGGCAAATACCTTGGAAGTAATGGAGTTATTTTTCTAAACGATATTAAGATTTTTAGAGTATCTGAACTTTATCTAATCAGAGCAGAGGCTAATTTAAAAGTTATTAATACGAATATCGACCAGGCTAATGCTGATCTCAGAGCATTAAGGTCACAAAGGATAGTTCAATACAATCATTCCTATGTTTCAGATCCTGATCTATTAATGGAAGAGATTATCGAGGAAAGACGTAAGGAATTAGCCTACGAAGGCCATCGCTTTTTTGATTTAAAAAGAAACGACTTACCAATAAACAGGTCTGAACTTGATTGTGGCGGGGCGGTACCATGTAATCTTGAATCTGATGATTTCAGATTTAACTTTCCTATTCCACAAGAGGAGGTTTTTGCAAATAAAAATATTCAACAAAACCCGGGGTACGGTCAAAATTGA
- a CDS encoding SusC/RagA family TonB-linked outer membrane protein, with protein MYRLLVLIFLSFMLQIEVSGQGKVITGTVTDQDNAPIPGANVIIRGTAQGTVTDVDGNYSINMPPGYTILVFSFVGFMNEEVRVTTETTIDVTLYPDIQSLTELVITGYTSEKLDRLSGSVGTVESKQMEDIPIPSFDQVLQGKTAGLYISSGSGQPGSSATVRLRGSGSINAGNTPLYILDNVPISAGEFSTLNVNDFESVTVLKDASATAIYGSRGANGVIVITSKSGKKNSANITYRMQYGISQQAREKFEMMNTEEKIAFEQYIGRGPAGTLDPNDAADRKILEEYQRTNTDWKNVFIREGKLQSHEIAFSGGGDKTTYYTSLGYLDQEGQALKSDLKRYTLRLNLSSHALDRIKLDFNSSFGYSRANVIPAEGQIMTSNPFATVYLANPYISPYTDSGDYNTGPGRVGPNTLELVEEGTRTDNQIKAIVSTSGQFNISEPLYIKTTFGIDYTQTNTERYISPDSYEGGAGSFGQGQLQDFSYVWTNLLGYSKNFSDHFLEATFGHEIYTNLLNSYGYTGYGINPKLPQTPEGITPGSEDGFIPDIDGFKSSYSLHSLFAIANYSFQDKYNFKASIRRDGSSRFGENNRFAIFWSLGASWSLKKEAFLENSQLFDELKLRASYGTVGNQSGIGNFQSLPTYSPVNYGSNQGNGIFNAGNSNLKWEVSNQANIGIDFSLLNNKIFGKLDLYNNITSDLFVQYQLSRTIGYRSIQSNEGKMNNRGVELTLNADILTINDFVWTIGGNIAYNQNEILDLGQVNEFEQGTSIVKVGLPLGTHYITEWAGVNQSNGEPLYYGQNGEITENYDQAGPKAIFGTSQPPLTGGVFSTFNYKGLKLDAFFTFAQGYSRFNNQLFFSENPNFVNYNLSKKMTTMWKEPGDITEIQSYLYERQFSSRDIEDASFLRLRNIRLSYTFSEKLTGKMLKGLNIYLQGQNLYTWTNFTGFDPEDSNNIAQFEYPASKVYSIGLSAKF; from the coding sequence ATGTACAGATTACTGGTATTGATTTTTCTGTCATTCATGCTACAGATAGAGGTTAGCGGACAGGGAAAAGTAATTACAGGGACAGTTACCGACCAGGATAACGCACCGATCCCGGGAGCAAACGTAATAATCAGAGGGACAGCTCAGGGTACGGTTACTGATGTTGATGGTAACTATTCAATTAACATGCCTCCGGGCTATACTATTCTAGTATTTTCCTTTGTTGGTTTCATGAATGAAGAAGTCAGGGTGACTACTGAAACAACCATTGATGTAACACTATACCCCGACATTCAGTCTCTTACAGAATTAGTTATCACCGGTTATACCTCTGAAAAGCTAGACCGTCTTTCGGGGTCCGTAGGAACAGTTGAGTCAAAACAAATGGAAGATATTCCAATCCCATCTTTTGACCAGGTACTACAAGGTAAAACTGCCGGACTTTATATTAGTTCAGGATCCGGACAGCCGGGTTCATCAGCAACGGTAAGGCTTAGGGGTTCCGGGTCCATTAATGCGGGTAATACTCCTTTATATATTCTTGATAATGTCCCAATTTCGGCGGGAGAATTTTCAACTCTGAACGTAAACGATTTTGAAAGTGTTACGGTATTAAAAGATGCATCTGCCACTGCAATATATGGTTCCAGGGGTGCTAATGGAGTGATCGTCATCACATCTAAAAGTGGCAAAAAGAATTCGGCCAATATTACTTACCGCATGCAGTATGGTATTAGTCAGCAAGCCCGAGAGAAGTTTGAAATGATGAATACCGAGGAAAAAATTGCTTTTGAACAATACATTGGCAGAGGACCGGCAGGCACTTTAGACCCTAACGATGCTGCTGATAGAAAAATTCTCGAGGAGTATCAAAGAACTAATACCGATTGGAAAAATGTTTTCATAAGAGAAGGTAAACTTCAAAGTCATGAAATAGCATTTAGTGGTGGCGGAGATAAAACAACTTACTATACTTCTCTAGGATATCTCGACCAGGAAGGACAGGCATTGAAGTCTGATTTGAAACGCTATACTTTAAGGTTAAACTTATCTTCACATGCACTAGATCGAATTAAACTTGATTTTAATAGCTCATTCGGTTACAGCAGGGCAAATGTTATTCCGGCTGAAGGCCAAATTATGACAAGCAACCCTTTTGCAACTGTTTATTTAGCTAACCCTTATATTTCTCCTTATACTGATAGTGGTGATTATAATACAGGTCCGGGTCGGGTCGGACCAAATACACTGGAACTTGTAGAAGAAGGGACGAGAACTGATAACCAGATTAAGGCAATCGTGTCTACTTCCGGTCAGTTTAATATATCTGAGCCCTTGTATATAAAAACAACTTTTGGAATTGATTATACTCAAACTAATACCGAACGATATATTTCACCTGATAGTTATGAAGGAGGAGCAGGTAGTTTTGGCCAGGGACAATTACAAGACTTTAGTTATGTCTGGACAAACCTTTTAGGTTACAGTAAAAACTTTTCCGATCACTTTTTAGAAGCGACTTTTGGACACGAAATTTATACAAACCTATTGAATAGTTATGGTTATACAGGGTATGGTATAAATCCAAAATTACCACAAACACCGGAGGGAATAACTCCGGGATCAGAAGATGGTTTTATTCCAGATATCGATGGTTTCAAATCCAGTTATTCATTACATTCTTTATTTGCAATTGCCAATTATTCATTCCAGGACAAATATAACTTCAAAGCAAGTATTAGAAGAGATGGGTCATCCAGATTCGGAGAGAATAACCGATTTGCAATATTCTGGTCTCTGGGTGCATCCTGGAGTCTTAAAAAGGAAGCGTTTCTTGAGAATTCACAATTATTTGATGAATTAAAGCTACGTGCATCTTATGGCACAGTGGGTAATCAATCCGGAATCGGTAATTTTCAATCCCTACCTACCTATTCACCGGTAAACTATGGTTCAAATCAGGGTAACGGTATTTTCAATGCCGGCAATTCTAATCTAAAATGGGAAGTATCAAATCAAGCCAACATTGGTATTGATTTCAGTTTACTGAACAATAAGATATTCGGTAAGCTGGATCTCTATAATAATATAACTTCTGACTTATTTGTTCAGTATCAGCTTTCAAGGACCATTGGATATCGTTCCATCCAAAGTAACGAGGGTAAAATGAACAATAGGGGGGTTGAGCTAACTTTAAATGCAGATATTCTTACAATTAACGATTTTGTATGGACTATCGGAGGAAATATCGCTTATAACCAAAATGAAATTCTCGACCTGGGTCAGGTAAATGAATTTGAACAGGGAACCAGTATTGTTAAAGTAGGGTTGCCTTTGGGGACTCATTACATTACTGAATGGGCAGGAGTGAATCAATCCAATGGTGAGCCACTTTACTATGGTCAAAATGGAGAGATAACTGAAAACTATGATCAGGCAGGACCGAAAGCTATTTTTGGAACTTCTCAACCTCCTTTAACAGGAGGAGTATTTTCAACTTTCAATTATAAAGGACTAAAACTGGATGCATTTTTCACATTTGCACAAGGATATTCCAGATTCAATAATCAGCTGTTCTTTAGTGAAAATCCAAATTTTGTCAATTATAATCTTTCTAAAAAGATGACAACGATGTGGAAAGAACCAGGTGACATTACCGAAATCCAAAGCTATTTATATGAAAGGCAGTTCTCCTCAAGGGATATCGAAGATGCCTCTTTCCTGAGACTAAGAAACATCAGGTTATCCTATACTTTTTCCGAGAAATTAACCGGAAAAATGCTTAAAGGGCTAAATATTTATCTGCAAGGTCAAAATTTATATACCTGGACTAATTTCACAGGTTTTGACCCGGAAGACAGCAATAATATTGCTCAATTTGAATACCCTGCATCAAAAGTCTATTCTATTGGACTAAGTGCCAAATTTTAA